From the genome of Miscanthus floridulus cultivar M001 chromosome 10, ASM1932011v1, whole genome shotgun sequence, one region includes:
- the LOC136485138 gene encoding uncharacterized protein, producing MTTRGAVACLCSEVLRDEELGGAPLLLDAGGVSMADRDPAKMAAERAAKFIFRGLLILLWLYLFDSMREYAINYTGGDIRFSTFAAIVVAVPIAEIFGIMGQTLVAPWSPRPPMGSPMPFTACATASANSEVLKEAPMMPADARRRKTATEAALDMAVVRIYICIVRGLLALLWVYLVDLMRRYMATHGLGELFFTMTPLLILAAGVSLFFCFLMESFRKFIDRHIDLCWN from the exons ATGACGACGCGTGGCGCGGTCGCCTGCCTTTGCAGCGAGGTCCTGAGGGACGAGGAGCTGGGAGGCGCGCCGTTATTGCTGGACGCCGGCGGCGTCTCCATGGCCGACAGGGACCCCGCAAAGATGGCGGCGGAGAGGGCCGCCAAGTTCATCTTCCGG GGACTGTTGATCTTACTTTGGTTGTATTTGTTTGATTCCATGAGAGAATACGCTATCAACTACACTGGCGGAGACATACGGTTCAGTACGTTTGCTGCGATTGTTGTTGCCGTGCCTATAGCTGAAATCTTTGGCATCATGGGCCAGACCTTGGTAGCGCCATGGTCGCCGCGGCCTCCCATGGGATCACCGATGCCATTTACCGCATGCGCCACTGCTAGTGCCAACAGTGAGGTCCTGAAGGAGGCGCCGATGATGCCCGCGGACGCCAGGAGAAGAAAGACTGCCACCGAGGCTGCGCTGGACATGGCTGTCGTGAGGATCTATATATGCATCGTCCGG GGACTGTTGGCTTTACTTTGGGTGTATTTGGTCGATTTGATGAGAAGATATATGGCCACCCACGGTTTGGGAGAACTGTTCTTCACTATGACTCCTTTGCTTATTCTCGCTGCAGGCGTCTCTCTGTTCTTTTGCTTTCTGATGGAGAGCTTCCGCAAATTTATCGATCGTCATATTGACCTATGCTGGAACTAG
- the LOC136485220 gene encoding uncharacterized protein: MTTRGAVACLCSEVLRDEELGGAPLLLDAGGVSMADRDPAKMAAERAAKFIIRGLLILLWLYLFDSMREYAINYTGGDIRFSTFAAIVVAVPIAEIFGIMGQTLVAPWSPRPPMGSPMPFTACATASANSEVLKEAPMMPADARRRKTATEAALDMAVVRIYICIVRGLLALLWVYLVDLMRRYMATHGLGELFFTMTPLLILAAGVSLFFCFLMESFRKFIDRHIDLCWN, translated from the exons ATGACGACGCGTGGCGCGGTCGCCTGCCTTTGCAGCGAGGTCCTGAGGGACGAGGAGCTGGGAGGCGCGCCGTTATTGCTGGACGCCGGCGGCGTCTCCATGGCCGACAGGGACCCCGCAAAGATGGCGGCGGAGAGGGCCGCCAAGTTCATCATCCGG GGACTGTTGATCTTACTTTGGTTGTATTTGTTTGATTCCATGAGAGAATACGCTATAAACTACACTGGCGGAGACATACGGTTCAGTACGTTTGCTGCGATTGTTGTTGCCGTGCCTATAGCTGAAATCTTTGGCATCATGGGCCAGACCTTGGTAGCGCCATGGTCGCCGCGGCCTCCCATGGGATCACCGATGCCATTTACCGCATGCGCCACTGCTAGTGCCAACAGTGAGGTCCTGAAGGAGGCGCCGATGATGCCCGCGGACGCCAGGAGAAGAAAGACTGCCACCGAGGCTGCGCTGGACATGGCTGTCGTGAGGATCTATATATGCATCGTCCGG GGACTGTTGGCTTTACTTTGGGTGTATTTGGTCGATTTGATGAGAAGATATATGGCCACCCACGGTTTGGGAGAACTGTTCTTCACTATGACTCCTTTGCTTATTCTCGCTGCAGGCGTCTCTCTGTTCTTTTGCTTTCTGATGGAGAGCTTCCGCAAATTTATCGATCGTCATATTGACCTATGCTGGAACTAG